The Drosophila nasuta strain 15112-1781.00 chromosome 2R, ASM2355853v1, whole genome shotgun sequence genome segment TTGTGTTTACTTGTTGTCGAGCCGAAAGTTTTTCCTCACATTTTCCACGTGGGCGTATTAACTTTAAAAGAGCAGCTGAAAACTTGAGCTTAGCCCCAGGGAACAGGCAGTTGATGGAGGCAAGTAGAGAGCAGGAGTGAGATGGTTGATTGGCACACAGAatcgaagagagagagagaaagatatgGAGTGGGCTATAGGGTTAGGGAAATGGAATGTCATGTGTCCTTGGCGGCAGTAAAAGTAGGCACAGTGACTGAAGGCTGGAGTTGTGGCATGGATGTTTGCAGCCTGGGATTTTCAAGAAAATAGAATTGAGCCtgtgcacacatacacacacatatacttaCTTGAACAGAAGCAGTCAGACACACCCACACAGACACAtggaggtgtgtgtgtgtgtgttgccaagCCGaagcaatttgttgttgggGTAGGTTTTTTCTACTCACAACCAGTCGACGCCAGAAAATTATCCAGGAAGCTATTAGATAATGCATGAACTGCTGCTACTAAGGCGTGGGTGGGGATCTGTGTCTGGGTGTATccttcatcttcatcatcatcattatcatcatcatcatccgcaGTAGCACCCATCATGATGATGGGGAATGTAGAGAAGAGAGCAAGACTTAATTGACTCACATATTATTCCTTATGCTACCATCCGCAGTGCTCAATCAGCAAATCTTACAGAATGTCAATCAGTCGTGGCAGACGTTGGCCAACACGGCCAACACTGTCGACTATTCATCGCATTTGCTATCCGCAACACTGCCAATATCCATACAGCACTTCCTCAAGTACTCGGAAACAATAAAGAAGGAATCCTCGGGTGATGTGCTTAAGAATGGCACTAACTTGGCCAGCCTGGCGCTGGGCGGCGTCGCATTAACGCCCAGCAACAATGGCGCCAACGGTGGTGGGGCCCATCATAACGGTGGCCTCGTTGGCATGGAGCATGGTGGCGGACATATGACCAACATGACGGATGCCAATGGCGCCGCATTGGCCAACGGTGGCGCCACCAATGGTGTCAATGGCAATGCGAACGGTACGGTGACCAATGGAGCTGCCGTATCCAGCACTGCAGCAGTGGGCACCACAAATGCCACAGGTGGTggcaccaccaccaccaccggcaagaaaaccaaaaagaagAAACCCCCAAAGGAGAAGAAGCCACGTCCCAAGCCCGGCGAAATTCGTGAAACGAAAGCATTGGATGGCTCCACGCTCTATTGCTGCCCCGAATGCCAGATGGCCTATCCGGATCGCAGTCTGATCGAACAGCACGTCATCTCGCATGCCGTGGAGCGTCGCTTCGTCTGCGATATCTGCAATGCGGCGCTTAAGCGCAAAGATCATTTGACCCGGCACAAGCTGTCTCACATACCAGACAGGCCGCATGTTTGCAATGTGAGTAGATTTCTTCAATACTCTTAGATTGTAATTAT includes the following:
- the LOC132784933 gene encoding zinc finger protein 793, with amino-acid sequence MMNFSAFGGPFSGIHQFAAKFDAQTPGAFGTPPVNAAAAAAGSDNHVQRYQTNGNHFNQNVPNVSAANNMQYGQNISIPYSQPQSDLNFLNAAAAADHKGKIHPKIERDREEVLNQQILQNVNQSWQTLANTANTVDYSSHLLSATLPISIQHFLKYSETIKKESSGDVLKNGTNLASLALGGVALTPSNNGANGGGAHHNGGLVGMEHGGGHMTNMTDANGAALANGGATNGVNGNANGTVTNGAAVSSTAAVGTTNATGGGTTTTTGKKTKKKKPPKEKKPRPKPGEIRETKALDGSTLYCCPECQMAYPDRSLIEQHVISHAVERRFVCDICNAALKRKDHLTRHKLSHIPDRPHVCNICMKSFKRKEQLTLHIVIHSGEKKHVCIECGKGFYRKDHLRKHTRSHIARRVKSEVSAQNVNGGTTATNNAQNNSLHGS